A window from Streptomyces sp. NBC_00299 encodes these proteins:
- a CDS encoding MupA/Atu3671 family FMN-dependent luciferase-like monooxygenase produces the protein MDLSVMFFGADTPADDLAADGAPRHSEAYDDILTVARTADRLGFHAIWTPERHFQQVGQVFPSPPVLSAALAVATERINIRAGSVILPLHHPLRIAEDWAVVDNLSHGRIGLSAATGWHSTDFVLAPDHYEGRREQTLRDIPLLRRLWAGEAAEFTDGTGTSVAVLPQPRPVQNTLPLWLTSSGNPATWEAAGNLRTGVLGATVGQSRDELAEKIARYRAACAAAPDQGGTDAHGRVTLMAHTFVGADDEEARRLAAVPLKRYLESYIRQTTANRTADKATSELTEEQTALLAEFAFHRYLTWGSLLGSAATCRKMLADLRELGCDEVACFVDFGLGRDEVLAGLHRLAELRQDVA, from the coding sequence ATGGACCTGAGCGTGATGTTCTTCGGCGCCGACACACCCGCCGACGACCTCGCGGCCGACGGTGCACCGCGGCACAGCGAGGCCTACGACGACATCCTCACCGTGGCCCGCACCGCGGACCGGCTCGGCTTCCACGCCATCTGGACGCCCGAGCGGCACTTCCAGCAGGTGGGCCAGGTGTTCCCGAGCCCGCCTGTGCTCAGCGCGGCGCTGGCGGTTGCCACCGAGCGGATCAACATCCGGGCGGGCAGCGTGATCCTGCCGCTGCACCATCCGCTGCGGATCGCGGAGGACTGGGCGGTCGTCGACAACCTCTCGCACGGCCGGATCGGGCTGTCCGCGGCCACGGGCTGGCACTCGACCGACTTCGTGCTGGCCCCGGACCACTACGAGGGCCGGCGCGAGCAGACCCTCCGGGACATCCCGCTGCTGCGGCGGCTGTGGGCCGGCGAGGCGGCCGAGTTCACCGACGGCACCGGCACCTCGGTGGCCGTCCTGCCGCAGCCCCGGCCCGTGCAGAACACCCTGCCCCTGTGGCTGACCAGCTCCGGCAACCCGGCGACCTGGGAGGCCGCAGGAAACCTGCGCACCGGGGTGCTCGGGGCGACCGTCGGGCAGAGCCGGGACGAGCTGGCCGAGAAGATCGCCCGCTATCGCGCCGCCTGCGCCGCCGCCCCCGACCAGGGCGGCACCGACGCGCACGGCCGGGTGACGCTGATGGCGCACACCTTCGTCGGCGCGGACGACGAGGAGGCGCGGCGGCTGGCCGCCGTACCGCTGAAGCGGTATCTGGAGTCGTACATCCGGCAGACGACCGCCAACCGCACGGCCGACAAGGCGACGTCGGAGCTCACCGAGGAACAGACCGCGCTGCTGGCCGAGTTCGCCTTCCACCGCTATCTGACCTGGGGCAGCCTGCTCGGCTCCGCCGCGACCTGCCGGAAGATGCTCGCCGATCTGCGCGAGCTGGGCTGCGACGAGGTCGCCTGCTTCGTGGACTTCGGCCTCGGCCGCGACGAGGTGCTGGCCGGGCTGCACCGGCTGGCCGAACTGCGCCAGGACGTGGCGTGA
- a CDS encoding non-ribosomal peptide synthetase, with the protein MTGTTGAARATGASMAERFGALSGEQRVRLMRRLVESGQLGLIPAVVPRRDGDGPVRLSPAQEDLWVYESLYPGTPALNLCSAYHFDETVEPVDPDRLETALTLVRSQHDILRARIGGEPGALYVTFPPEDRFVLEREDLRGTGTTIAEAFETFRRRSFDLAGGPLMRARLVTVDERRTTLMLGLHHVIADWWSFDVLQAEFAEAHHATGNGSGTTTSRPLVQYADFASWQGELEEAGVFAARLDFWRRYLAEPPGPLTVPGSRNATGDDIAQIPFRVDAPTAQAIRALARERGASVYVVLMAAFAVLAHRLTGADDMVLGTPTANRAAKGLERVIGYVMNAIPTRWRIRPGDSFADVLSRFATDFPELMANADVPVGRIVSTVAPDRSAGRSPLFQWVFMHLTQQRSVAALREFSEPERIHTGGEHDLVGIVRDADDGAMDGSFEIRTALFGADTVRHWTDAYLELLRRFTADPEVPLAEVGLVPEADRTRLLELGVGPDAPEPASLPDLVARQAVRTPDAPALEAEGLRLTYAELTDRVHRLTAHLARHGARPGRVVAVALGRTAALVPALLAVQRTGAAYLPLDPDYPPERIRLALADAAPVLVVVGEPGVLPETDVPTIALDERAYDEQPSDVRELEPSTPAYVIHTSGSTGRPKGVVVPHTGLAALAQGLVDSLALTPGSRVLQLGSPAFDISVAEMCMAFGSGGTLVVPSEGPLAGQGLADVLTGLRISAAMLPPSVLATVPVGEYPRLRSLAVGAEACPPELVARWAVGGRRFHNAYGPTEFTVAATVSGPLTGDGTAPPIGAPLPGTRAYVLDGRLRPVPPGVSGELYLAGPGVAYGYLGRPGATAERFVADPYGAPGARMYRTGDLARRRDDGQLEYLGRSDDQVKIRGQRIEPGEIAAVLTGHPSVEQAVAVVREDRPGRPRLVAYVVGASGTEPAPDALLAYAAGRLPAAMVPADVVVLQALPLAPNGKLDRAALPAPGTRPGGAGRAPEGVREVTLCALFEEVLGVERVGADDDFFRLGGDSIMAIQLAGRASGAGLGITPRDVFTARTPAALALTARAVTDRGTESGPDSGTGRFPLTPVMRWWREQGGGDAAAFTQSMVFPVPRDVTPERVEAAVRGLVERHGVLRMRLVDGELEVPEDIPGVAVDRVEVPAGTDPRGRAEELAASVRLDPEQGEMVRATWLDASAGQPGLLLLTVHHLAVDGVSWRLLGPELAAGLAGEKLPESTGPSFARWARLLAQEAVRPELADVESAWWERMLTGPDARIAGGRGVGGRRAVLTVELTPEVTEAALSEVTAAFHCGPDAVLLTALAAAAVRRRGAGSGLLAHLEGHGREALSTPADISRTVGWFTTQYPVRVDAGAALGPDFWQPAQDAAGEALKQIKEQLRAVPSGGLGWGLLRHLNPDTAPKLAALPVPDLRFNYLGRFSGGDTADGELLGMAAEALPLGHAVEVDALVLERGAGRLCLSAGFSYARGELGEDEVLELARLWCEAIEVLVEHTRRAGTGGHTSSDFPLVDLSSDQLALLEDDLDFEPADEDSEGDD; encoded by the coding sequence GTGACGGGGACAACGGGGGCGGCCAGGGCGACCGGTGCCTCGATGGCCGAGCGGTTCGGCGCGCTCAGCGGTGAGCAGCGCGTCCGGCTGATGCGCCGGCTCGTGGAGTCCGGGCAGTTGGGCCTGATCCCGGCGGTCGTGCCGCGTCGGGACGGGGACGGTCCGGTGCGGCTCAGTCCCGCGCAGGAGGACCTGTGGGTGTACGAGTCGCTGTATCCCGGCACTCCGGCGCTGAACCTGTGCAGCGCCTACCACTTCGACGAGACCGTCGAGCCGGTCGACCCGGACCGGCTGGAGACCGCGCTCACCCTGGTCCGGTCCCAGCACGACATCCTGCGGGCGCGCATCGGCGGCGAGCCGGGCGCCCTGTACGTCACCTTCCCGCCCGAGGACCGCTTCGTGCTGGAGCGGGAGGACCTGCGCGGCACCGGCACCACCATCGCGGAGGCCTTCGAGACCTTCCGGCGCCGCTCCTTCGACCTGGCCGGCGGCCCCCTGATGCGGGCCCGCCTCGTCACCGTCGACGAGCGGCGGACCACGCTGATGCTGGGCCTGCACCACGTCATCGCCGACTGGTGGTCCTTCGACGTGCTCCAGGCCGAGTTCGCCGAGGCCCACCACGCCACCGGCAACGGCAGTGGCACCACCACGTCCCGTCCCCTCGTCCAGTACGCCGACTTCGCCTCCTGGCAGGGCGAGCTGGAGGAGGCCGGCGTCTTCGCGGCGCGGCTGGACTTCTGGCGCCGCTACCTGGCCGAGCCGCCCGGGCCGCTCACCGTGCCGGGCAGCCGCAACGCCACCGGCGACGACATCGCGCAGATCCCCTTCCGCGTCGACGCCCCGACCGCCCAGGCGATCCGGGCCCTGGCCCGGGAACGCGGCGCCTCGGTCTACGTCGTCCTGATGGCGGCCTTCGCGGTCCTCGCGCACCGCCTCACCGGCGCCGACGACATGGTGCTCGGCACCCCGACCGCCAACCGTGCCGCCAAGGGCCTGGAGCGGGTCATCGGGTACGTCATGAACGCCATCCCGACCCGCTGGCGGATCCGGCCCGGGGACTCCTTCGCCGACGTGCTGTCCCGGTTCGCCACGGACTTCCCCGAGCTGATGGCCAACGCCGACGTGCCCGTGGGCCGGATCGTCTCGACGGTCGCCCCCGACCGCAGCGCCGGGCGCTCCCCGCTGTTCCAGTGGGTGTTCATGCACCTCACCCAGCAGCGGAGCGTGGCCGCGCTGCGGGAGTTCAGCGAGCCCGAGCGCATTCACACCGGCGGCGAGCACGACCTCGTGGGCATCGTCCGGGACGCCGACGACGGCGCGATGGACGGCAGTTTCGAGATCCGTACGGCCCTCTTCGGCGCCGACACCGTACGACACTGGACGGACGCCTACCTGGAGCTGCTGCGCCGCTTCACCGCCGACCCCGAGGTGCCGCTCGCGGAGGTCGGGCTGGTGCCGGAGGCCGACCGGACGCGGCTGCTGGAGCTCGGCGTCGGCCCTGACGCACCCGAGCCGGCGTCGCTGCCCGACCTGGTGGCACGGCAGGCAGTCCGTACGCCGGACGCGCCCGCGCTTGAGGCCGAGGGCCTGCGGCTGACGTACGCCGAACTGACCGACCGTGTGCACCGGCTGACGGCACACCTCGCCCGGCACGGCGCCCGTCCCGGCCGTGTCGTCGCCGTCGCCCTGGGCCGTACGGCCGCCCTGGTCCCGGCGCTGCTGGCGGTGCAGCGCACGGGTGCCGCGTACCTCCCTCTCGACCCGGACTATCCGCCGGAGCGCATCCGGCTGGCGCTGGCGGACGCGGCGCCGGTGCTGGTGGTCGTCGGGGAGCCCGGGGTGCTGCCGGAGACGGACGTCCCCACGATCGCGCTCGACGAGCGTGCCTACGACGAACAACCGTCTGATGTACGGGAGTTGGAGCCTTCGACGCCCGCCTACGTCATACACACCTCCGGGTCCACTGGGCGTCCCAAGGGCGTCGTCGTCCCCCACACCGGGCTGGCCGCCCTCGCTCAAGGACTCGTGGACTCGCTGGCGCTGACCCCGGGAAGCAGGGTCCTGCAGCTCGGGTCGCCCGCGTTCGACATCTCCGTGGCCGAGATGTGCATGGCATTCGGCTCGGGCGGGACGCTGGTCGTGCCGTCCGAGGGGCCGCTCGCCGGGCAAGGGCTGGCGGATGTGCTGACCGGGCTGCGGATCAGCGCCGCGATGCTGCCGCCGTCGGTGCTGGCGACGGTCCCCGTCGGGGAGTACCCGCGGCTGCGGTCGCTGGCCGTGGGCGCGGAGGCGTGCCCGCCGGAGCTGGTGGCCCGCTGGGCGGTCGGCGGGCGCCGGTTCCACAACGCCTACGGGCCCACCGAGTTCACCGTCGCCGCCACCGTCTCCGGCCCGTTGACCGGTGACGGCACGGCCCCGCCCATCGGCGCCCCGCTGCCGGGCACGCGCGCGTACGTGCTCGACGGGCGGCTGCGGCCGGTGCCGCCCGGGGTGAGCGGCGAGCTGTATCTGGCGGGCCCGGGGGTGGCGTACGGCTATCTGGGCCGGCCGGGGGCGACCGCCGAGCGGTTCGTCGCCGACCCGTACGGGGCGCCCGGCGCGCGCATGTACCGCACCGGGGACCTGGCCCGGCGGCGCGACGACGGGCAGCTGGAGTATCTGGGCCGGTCCGACGACCAGGTGAAGATCCGGGGTCAGCGCATCGAACCGGGCGAGATCGCGGCCGTCCTGACCGGGCACCCGTCGGTGGAACAGGCCGTGGCGGTCGTACGCGAGGACCGGCCGGGCAGGCCGCGGCTCGTCGCGTACGTCGTCGGCGCGTCCGGCACCGAACCCGCGCCGGACGCGCTGCTGGCGTACGCCGCCGGGCGGTTGCCCGCCGCCATGGTGCCGGCCGACGTGGTGGTGCTTCAGGCGCTGCCGCTGGCGCCCAACGGCAAGCTGGACCGGGCTGCGCTGCCCGCGCCGGGGACCCGTCCCGGCGGTGCCGGCCGGGCGCCGGAGGGGGTCCGCGAAGTCACCCTGTGCGCCCTGTTCGAGGAGGTGCTCGGCGTCGAACGGGTCGGTGCCGACGACGACTTCTTCCGGCTCGGCGGCGACAGCATCATGGCGATCCAGCTCGCGGGGCGCGCTTCGGGGGCGGGGCTCGGCATCACCCCGCGTGATGTCTTCACGGCCCGTACGCCTGCCGCACTCGCGCTGACGGCGCGGGCGGTGACGGACCGCGGCACGGAATCGGGCCCGGATTCCGGTACCGGGCGCTTTCCGCTCACGCCGGTCATGCGCTGGTGGCGTGAGCAGGGCGGCGGGGACGCGGCGGCGTTCACGCAGTCGATGGTGTTCCCGGTGCCGCGGGACGTGACCCCGGAGCGGGTCGAGGCGGCGGTGCGCGGGCTGGTCGAGCGGCACGGTGTGCTGCGGATGCGGCTCGTGGACGGGGAGTTGGAGGTTCCCGAGGACATCCCCGGCGTGGCTGTCGACCGCGTCGAGGTACCCGCCGGTACCGATCCGCGGGGACGGGCCGAGGAGTTGGCGGCGTCGGTGCGGCTCGACCCGGAGCAGGGCGAGATGGTGCGGGCGACCTGGCTCGACGCTTCTGCCGGGCAGCCGGGGTTGCTGCTGCTGACGGTGCACCATCTGGCGGTGGACGGGGTGTCCTGGCGGCTGTTGGGTCCCGAACTGGCCGCCGGGCTGGCCGGGGAGAAGCTGCCGGAGAGCACGGGCCCGTCCTTCGCGCGCTGGGCGCGGCTGCTGGCGCAGGAGGCGGTGCGGCCCGAGCTTGCTGATGTGGAGTCGGCCTGGTGGGAGCGGATGCTGACCGGCCCGGACGCGCGGATCGCCGGCGGCCGGGGTGTCGGCGGGCGCCGTGCCGTACTCACTGTCGAGCTGACGCCCGAGGTCACCGAGGCGGCCCTGTCCGAGGTGACCGCGGCCTTCCACTGCGGCCCGGACGCCGTCCTGCTGACAGCCCTGGCCGCGGCTGCGGTACGGCGTCGGGGCGCGGGCTCCGGTCTGCTGGCCCACCTGGAGGGCCACGGCCGCGAGGCGCTCTCCACCCCGGCCGACATCTCCCGTACGGTCGGCTGGTTCACCACCCAGTACCCGGTCCGGGTGGACGCGGGCGCCGCGCTCGGCCCGGACTTCTGGCAGCCGGCGCAGGACGCGGCCGGTGAGGCGCTGAAGCAGATCAAGGAGCAGCTGCGGGCGGTCCCCTCGGGCGGCCTCGGCTGGGGTCTGCTGCGCCACCTCAACCCGGACACGGCCCCGAAGCTGGCCGCACTGCCCGTCCCCGACCTGCGTTTCAACTACCTGGGCCGGTTCTCCGGCGGCGACACGGCCGACGGCGAGCTGCTCGGCATGGCCGCGGAGGCGCTGCCGCTCGGGCATGCGGTGGAAGTGGACGCGCTGGTCCTGGAGCGGGGCGCCGGGCGGCTGTGTCTGAGCGCCGGGTTCTCCTACGCTCGCGGCGAGCTCGGCGAGGACGAGGTCCTGGAGCTGGCCCGCCTGTGGTGCGAGGCGATCGAGGTGCTGGTCGAGCACACCCGCCGCGCCGGCACGGGCGGCCACACCAGCTCCGACTTCCCGCTCGTCGACCTGTCCTCCGATCAACTCGCCCTGCTGGAGGACGACTTGGACTTCGAGCCGGCCGACGAGGACAGCGAGGGGGACGACTGA